A single genomic interval of Rhizobium leguminosarum bv. trifolii WSM1325 harbors:
- a CDS encoding DNA polymerase beta domain protein region (PFAM: DNA polymerase beta domain protein region~SMART: HEPN domain protein~KEGG: sme:SMa0967 hypothetical protein) codes for MKSNLDHLPERKQRELARVVDILHEEFQDALKDSSAEFKKMGRILKVILFGSYARGDWVDEPHTLKGYRSDYDLLVIVNNRKLSDFATYWYKAADRFLHDPGIKTPVSLIVHSRREVNTALHEGQYFFSDIRREGIVLYELDDEPLPEPKPRSKAEEYLIAKEHFEERFPFSTDLLDGFTLYVERRRYKHAAFFLHQVIEHAYSAALLTLSNYSPASHNLTFLRKLAEGRDRRLVDAWPRDQQRYRAWFNTINEAYVKARYSNHYEVSEEALIWLGEQTAELHVLVKIVCKEHLTRLRTDATDY; via the coding sequence ATGAAATCCAACCTCGACCACCTGCCCGAACGCAAACAGCGCGAGCTTGCCCGCGTTGTCGATATCCTGCATGAGGAATTTCAGGATGCACTCAAGGACAGCTCAGCGGAGTTCAAGAAAATGGGGCGGATCCTCAAGGTCATCTTGTTTGGATCATATGCTCGCGGTGACTGGGTTGACGAGCCGCACACGCTCAAGGGCTATCGTTCTGATTATGATCTGCTGGTAATCGTCAACAACAGGAAGCTGTCTGACTTCGCCACGTATTGGTATAAGGCGGCGGACCGCTTTCTCCACGATCCCGGCATCAAAACGCCGGTTAGCCTCATTGTTCACTCGCGGCGCGAGGTCAACACGGCGCTTCACGAGGGACAATACTTCTTCTCAGACATCCGCCGCGAGGGGATCGTTCTTTATGAACTCGATGATGAACCGCTGCCCGAACCGAAGCCACGCTCTAAGGCCGAGGAGTACCTAATCGCCAAGGAGCATTTTGAAGAGAGATTTCCATTCTCAACTGACTTGTTGGATGGATTCACGTTATACGTTGAAAGGCGGCGCTACAAACACGCAGCCTTTTTCCTCCATCAAGTTATTGAGCATGCTTACTCGGCTGCACTTTTGACGTTATCCAATTATAGCCCCGCCTCCCATAATCTGACTTTCCTGCGTAAGTTGGCGGAGGGCCGTGATCGTCGCCTCGTGGATGCCTGGCCGCGTGACCAGCAACGCTATCGCGCCTGGTTCAATACGATCAATGAAGCATACGTAAAGGCGCGTTATTCGAATCACTATGAAGTCAGCGAAGAGGCGTTGATCTGGCTCGGAGAACAGACAGCCGAACTGCATGTGCTGGTCAAAATTGTATGCAAGGAACATCTCACGAGACTTCGAACAGACGCTACAGATTATTGA
- a CDS encoding conserved hypothetical protein (KEGG: ret:RHE_CH00795 hypothetical protein), with product MKAGSGIPLWIVALLAALCLAVLAWTTFGFVVPFKHETGQAVLDTYFAGYDESAVFHMQKLLDENETATRLLRAMYFGPELIFPALLTALLFLAFLKLGPGGAWFGRSAHPLVGKAIYLLPFIYGIADYGENISSLIAFGNGASAGLATQLLPWMTRLKFASLAICFILIARLAVMRWLSSRPD from the coding sequence ATGAAGGCGGGCAGCGGGATTCCTCTCTGGATCGTCGCGCTGCTCGCAGCCCTCTGCCTTGCCGTGCTCGCCTGGACGACCTTCGGCTTCGTCGTCCCGTTCAAGCATGAAACTGGCCAGGCGGTGCTCGATACCTATTTCGCCGGTTACGACGAGTCGGCGGTCTTCCACATGCAGAAGCTGCTTGATGAGAACGAGACGGCGACCAGGCTGCTGCGCGCCATGTATTTCGGGCCGGAGCTGATCTTTCCGGCCTTGCTGACGGCGCTGCTGTTCCTCGCCTTCCTCAAACTCGGTCCCGGCGGTGCATGGTTCGGCCGATCGGCGCATCCGCTCGTTGGCAAGGCGATCTACCTGCTGCCGTTCATCTACGGCATCGCCGACTACGGCGAGAACATCTCGAGCCTCATCGCCTTCGGCAACGGTGCGTCTGCAGGTCTTGCAACGCAGCTGCTGCCGTGGATGACACGGCTGAAATTCGCAAGCCTTGCCATCTGCTTCATCCTCATCGCCCGGCTCGCCGTCATGCGCTGGCTCTCGTCGCGCCCGGACTGA
- a CDS encoding ribosomal RNA methyltransferase RrmJ/FtsJ (PFAM: ribosomal RNA methyltransferase RrmJ/FtsJ~KEGG: rec:RHECIAT_CH0000875 ribosomal RNA methyltransferase/cell division protein), protein MTKAPIAGNRTGRKLGQRVKNKKMKASSRQWLERHINDPYVQRAQLEGYRARAAFKLLEIDEKHHILRGARRIIDLGAAPGSWSQIAAKVTGSTDDDIRVAAIDFLEMTQLPGVKILQLDFLDPTAPEKLLEAVGGTPDLVISDMAAPTTGHHRTDHLRTMHLCEVAAHFAVEVLGEGGHFLTKTFQGGTERELLAMLKQNFRQVVHVKPNSSRAESVEMFLLAKGFKGRKAEGNAEEA, encoded by the coding sequence ATGACCAAGGCACCGATCGCGGGAAACCGCACCGGCCGCAAGCTCGGCCAGCGCGTCAAGAACAAGAAGATGAAGGCCTCCTCCCGCCAATGGCTGGAGCGCCACATCAACGATCCCTATGTGCAACGCGCCCAGCTTGAAGGCTATCGCGCCCGGGCCGCCTTCAAGCTGCTGGAGATCGACGAGAAACATCACATCCTGCGCGGCGCCAGGCGCATCATCGATCTGGGGGCCGCTCCCGGCAGCTGGTCGCAGATCGCCGCCAAGGTCACCGGCTCGACGGATGATGATATTCGTGTGGCTGCGATCGATTTCCTCGAAATGACCCAGCTGCCGGGGGTCAAGATCCTGCAGCTCGATTTCCTCGATCCGACAGCGCCGGAAAAGCTGTTGGAGGCCGTCGGGGGCACGCCTGATCTCGTCATCTCCGACATGGCGGCGCCCACCACCGGCCACCACCGCACCGACCATCTGCGCACCATGCATCTGTGCGAAGTCGCGGCCCATTTCGCCGTCGAAGTCCTGGGGGAGGGCGGGCACTTCCTGACCAAGACCTTTCAGGGCGGCACCGAGCGTGAGCTGCTCGCCATGCTCAAGCAGAATTTCCGCCAGGTCGTCCATGTCAAACCGAACTCGTCGCGCGCCGAATCAGTCGAGATGTTCCTGCTGGCCAAGGGGTTCAAGGGACGCAAGGCCGAAGGCAACGCAGAGGAAGCTTGA
- a CDS encoding beta-lactamase domain protein (PFAM: beta-lactamase domain protein~KEGG: rec:RHECIAT_CH0000878 putative beta-lactamase family protein), translated as MTISSGIKRRTLFAAGLGLLGAPVILREKAEAAATGERNHMDGTLLPEINQFKLGSYTFTVVRDGTSIVEKPYETFGTNQDPETVKGLLTANFLPADKFMNGYTPALIDTGSDVILVDTGFGAAGRARGAGQLTEGLKAAGYSADDVTLVALTHLHGDHIGGLMEDGAAAFKNARYVVGQAEYDFWSDKAREGTPAEGGHKAVLANVVPFAEKTTFIKEGDSVAPGVTAVLAAGHSPGHMVFHVESEGKRLVLTGDTANHYILSLLRPDWEVRFDMDKAQAAATRRKVFEMIASEKIAFLGYHMPFPAVGFVERQDGGYRFVPKSYQFDI; from the coding sequence ATGACAATTTCGTCGGGAATAAAGCGGCGCACCCTTTTTGCCGCAGGCCTTGGCCTGCTGGGGGCGCCGGTCATTTTGCGAGAGAAGGCCGAAGCGGCCGCAACTGGAGAACGCAATCATATGGATGGAACGCTTTTGCCCGAGATCAATCAATTCAAGCTCGGTTCCTATACGTTCACCGTCGTCCGTGACGGCACCAGCATTGTCGAAAAGCCCTATGAAACCTTCGGCACCAATCAGGACCCCGAAACCGTCAAGGGATTGCTGACCGCAAACTTCCTGCCGGCCGACAAGTTCATGAATGGCTATACGCCGGCTCTCATCGATACCGGGTCGGATGTCATCCTCGTCGATACCGGCTTCGGCGCTGCCGGCCGCGCACGTGGCGCCGGTCAACTGACCGAAGGCTTGAAGGCGGCGGGATATTCGGCCGACGACGTCACGCTGGTAGCGCTGACCCATCTGCACGGTGATCATATCGGCGGCCTGATGGAAGACGGCGCGGCTGCCTTCAAGAATGCTCGCTATGTCGTCGGCCAGGCGGAATATGATTTCTGGTCGGACAAGGCACGTGAGGGCACACCTGCCGAGGGCGGCCACAAGGCGGTGCTCGCCAATGTCGTACCGTTCGCCGAGAAGACTACTTTTATCAAAGAAGGTGATAGCGTCGCGCCCGGTGTGACTGCGGTGCTGGCGGCCGGCCACTCGCCGGGACATATGGTGTTCCACGTCGAATCCGAGGGCAAACGCCTTGTGCTCACCGGCGATACCGCCAACCATTATATCCTGTCGCTGCTGCGGCCGGATTGGGAGGTGCGCTTCGACATGGACAAGGCGCAGGCTGCCGCCACCCGCCGCAAGGTCTTCGAGATGATTGCGAGCGAGAAGATCGCCTTCCTTGGCTACCACATGCCCTTCCCGGCGGTCGGCTTCGTCGAAAGGCAGGATGGCGGTTATCGCTTCGTGCCGAAGAGCTATCAGTTCGACATCTGA
- a CDS encoding putative lactoylglutathione lyase protein (KEGG: ret:RHE_CH00791 putative lactoylglutathione lyase protein), with protein sequence MLLYVTLGTNDLYRAGHFYDAVLSPLGYRRQRSSEEEIGYSAEGDTRCRFWVVTPFNHRRATSGNGAMVALAAETRADVDAFHAAAIAAGAVDEGEPGLRSYHAQFYAAYVRDLDGNKLSAVCENPQ encoded by the coding sequence ATGCTTCTTTACGTCACGCTCGGAACCAACGACCTTTATCGCGCAGGGCATTTTTATGATGCCGTGCTGTCTCCCCTCGGCTATCGCCGTCAGCGCTCTTCCGAAGAGGAAATCGGCTATTCCGCCGAGGGCGATACGCGCTGCCGCTTCTGGGTGGTGACGCCGTTCAATCACCGCCGGGCAACCTCAGGCAATGGCGCCATGGTGGCGCTTGCAGCCGAAACGCGGGCTGATGTCGATGCCTTCCATGCGGCGGCAATCGCGGCAGGCGCCGTGGATGAGGGCGAGCCCGGCCTGCGCTCCTACCATGCCCAATTCTATGCCGCCTATGTGCGTGATCTCGACGGTAACAAGCTCTCTGCGGTCTGCGAAAACCCGCAGTAG
- a CDS encoding Ppx/GppA phosphatase (PFAM: Ppx/GppA phosphatase~KEGG: ret:RHE_CH00788 exopolyphosphatase protein) translates to MMEQAGAADHAARSDGDSAPSRRNRRKHRGKRGLQGRPLTPAKPSGAPQQERRAEETALGGELRETLNGASANRRGRQESHAHPGHQGDRQAGEHVWPEELYAALDLGTNNCRLLIAQPTRPGQFRVVDAFSRIVRLGEGLAASGRLSDEAMERAIEALRICASKLRNREIRRMRLIATEACRQAVNGEEFLSRVVAETGLALEIIDRETEARLAVSGCSSLVGRETRSVVLFDIGGGSSEIAVIRIGDNRFSRLANHITHWTSLPVGVVTLSERHGGHDVTPEAFEGMVREVEGMLGSFDCPEIEVAQTGDFHLIGTSGTVTTLAGVHLDLPRYDRRKVDGIWLSDDEVSAMQAKLLSWDFASRAANPCIGPDRADLVLAGCAILEAIRRRWPSPRMRVADRGLREGLLTDMMADDGVWRRNRNRRGQRVRS, encoded by the coding sequence ATGATGGAACAGGCCGGAGCGGCAGATCATGCCGCCCGCTCCGATGGCGATTCGGCGCCGAGCCGTCGCAACCGCCGCAAGCATCGCGGCAAGCGCGGTCTGCAGGGCCGGCCGCTAACACCGGCAAAACCATCAGGTGCCCCGCAGCAGGAACGCCGCGCGGAAGAGACGGCGCTCGGTGGCGAACTGCGTGAAACACTGAATGGCGCGAGCGCCAACCGCAGGGGTCGCCAGGAAAGCCATGCCCATCCCGGGCATCAGGGGGATCGTCAGGCCGGCGAACATGTGTGGCCGGAGGAGCTCTATGCTGCCCTCGATCTCGGCACCAACAATTGCCGTCTCCTCATTGCCCAGCCGACTCGTCCGGGACAATTTCGCGTCGTCGACGCCTTTTCCCGCATCGTGCGCCTCGGCGAAGGTCTTGCGGCCAGCGGCCGTCTGTCCGATGAGGCGATGGAGAGGGCGATCGAGGCGCTGAGGATCTGCGCCTCCAAGCTCAGGAACCGGGAGATCCGCCGCATGCGGCTGATCGCCACCGAAGCCTGCCGCCAGGCCGTCAATGGCGAGGAATTCCTCAGCCGGGTCGTTGCCGAAACCGGCCTCGCGCTTGAGATCATCGATCGCGAGACAGAGGCGCGGCTTGCCGTCTCCGGCTGCTCCTCGCTGGTCGGTCGCGAGACGCGCTCCGTCGTGCTCTTCGATATCGGCGGCGGCTCGTCGGAGATTGCCGTCATCCGCATCGGCGACAATCGCTTCAGCCGCCTTGCCAATCACATCACCCACTGGACCTCGTTGCCGGTCGGCGTCGTGACCCTGTCGGAGCGCCATGGCGGGCACGACGTCACGCCGGAGGCCTTCGAAGGCATGGTGCGTGAAGTCGAAGGCATGCTTGGAAGCTTCGATTGCCCGGAGATCGAGGTCGCCCAGACCGGCGACTTTCACCTGATCGGCACATCGGGCACGGTGACAACGCTTGCCGGCGTGCATCTCGACCTGCCGCGTTATGACCGGCGCAAGGTCGATGGCATCTGGCTGTCCGACGACGAGGTCTCCGCCATGCAGGCAAAGCTGCTCTCCTGGGATTTCGCAAGCCGCGCCGCCAATCCCTGCATTGGGCCCGATCGGGCCGATCTGGTGCTCGCCGGCTGCGCCATTCTCGAGGCGATCCGCCGCCGTTGGCCGAGCCCGCGCATGCGGGTTGCCGATCGCGGCTTGAGGGAAGGTCTGCTCACCGACATGATGGCCGATGACGGCGTGTGGCGGCGCAATCGTAACCGCCGCGGCCAGCGCGTGAGATCGTGA
- a CDS encoding protein of unknown function DUF1123 (PFAM: protein of unknown function DUF1123~KEGG: rec:RHECIAT_CH0000883 hypothetical protein) yields MTGYQIFWPLLAHVALVYGLYALLGLRRAKMVRAGSIVKSDYRENRGEPAESLVVKNCLANQFELPVLFYACCILLYITEADNLVALGLAWAFVALRYAHAAIHVTSNDLRYRSPIFAAGYLVLAAMWIWLAAWMLMS; encoded by the coding sequence ATGACCGGCTATCAAATCTTCTGGCCACTGCTCGCCCATGTGGCCCTGGTCTATGGTCTTTATGCGCTTCTTGGGCTTCGGCGCGCAAAAATGGTCCGCGCCGGCAGCATCGTGAAATCGGATTATCGCGAAAACCGCGGCGAGCCGGCCGAAAGCCTTGTCGTCAAGAACTGCCTCGCCAACCAGTTCGAACTGCCGGTGCTCTTCTACGCCTGCTGCATTCTTCTCTATATCACCGAGGCAGACAATCTCGTCGCCCTCGGCCTCGCCTGGGCCTTCGTCGCCCTGCGTTACGCCCATGCCGCCATCCACGTCACCAGCAACGACCTGCGTTATCGCAGCCCGATCTTCGCCGCCGGTTACCTGGTGCTTGCCGCCATGTGGATCTGGCTTGCCGCATGGATGCTGATGAGCTGA
- a CDS encoding inosine-5'-monophosphate dehydrogenase (KEGG: ret:RHE_CH00794 inositol-5-monophosphate dehydrogenase~TIGRFAM: inosine-5'-monophosphate dehydrogenase~PFAM: IMP dehydrogenase/GMP reductase; CBS domain containing protein; 2-nitropropane dioxygenase NPD~SMART: CBS domain containing protein) has translation MARIIETATGADALTFDDVLLQPGHSEVMPGQTNISTRIARDFELNIPIISSAMDTVTESRLAIAMAQAGGLGVIHRNLTPIEQAEQVRQVKKFESGMVVNPVTIGPDETLADALGLMKSYSISGIPVVEKSGRLVGILTNRDVRFATDQEQKIHELMTKDKLVTVKENVDQQEAKRLLHSHRIEKLLVVDTEGRCVGLITVKDIEKSQLNPNASKDAQGRLRAAAAISVGDDGFERAERLIEAGVDLLVVDTAHGHSQRVLDAVSRVKKLSNSVRIMAGNVATYDGTRALIDAGADAVKVGIGPGSICTTRIVAGVGVPQLAAIMSAVQAANDQDVPVIADGGIKFSGDLAKAIAAGASAVMIGSLLAGTDESPGEVYLYQGRSFKAYRGMGSVGAMARGSADRYFQAEVRDTLKLVPEGIEGQVPYKGPVSGVIHQLAGGLKAAMGYVGGKDLKDFQERATFVRISGAGLRESHAHDVTITRESPNYPGAGL, from the coding sequence ATGGCACGCATCATTGAAACGGCAACCGGCGCAGATGCGCTTACCTTCGACGACGTGCTGCTGCAGCCGGGACATTCCGAGGTCATGCCCGGCCAGACGAATATCTCTACCCGTATCGCTCGGGATTTCGAACTCAACATCCCGATCATCTCATCCGCCATGGATACCGTCACTGAGAGCCGCCTGGCGATCGCCATGGCCCAGGCCGGCGGCCTCGGCGTCATCCATCGCAACCTGACGCCGATCGAGCAGGCCGAGCAGGTCCGGCAAGTGAAGAAGTTTGAAAGCGGCATGGTCGTCAATCCGGTGACGATCGGCCCGGATGAAACACTTGCCGATGCGCTCGGGCTCATGAAGTCCTACAGCATTTCCGGCATCCCTGTCGTGGAGAAGTCCGGCCGCCTCGTCGGGATCCTGACCAACCGCGACGTCCGTTTCGCTACCGATCAGGAACAGAAGATCCATGAGCTGATGACCAAGGACAAACTGGTCACCGTCAAGGAAAACGTCGATCAGCAGGAGGCCAAGCGCCTGCTGCATTCGCATCGCATCGAGAAGCTGCTGGTGGTCGATACCGAAGGCCGTTGCGTCGGTCTCATCACCGTCAAGGACATCGAGAAGTCGCAGCTGAACCCGAACGCTTCCAAGGATGCGCAGGGCAGGCTTCGCGCGGCCGCCGCCATCAGCGTCGGTGACGACGGCTTCGAGCGCGCCGAGCGTCTGATAGAGGCCGGCGTCGACCTTCTGGTCGTCGATACAGCCCATGGCCACTCGCAGCGCGTCCTCGATGCCGTCAGCCGCGTCAAGAAGCTTTCCAACTCGGTGCGCATCATGGCCGGCAACGTCGCCACCTATGACGGCACCAGGGCGCTGATCGATGCCGGCGCGGACGCCGTCAAGGTCGGCATCGGTCCGGGTTCGATCTGCACGACGCGCATCGTCGCCGGCGTCGGCGTGCCGCAGTTGGCCGCCATCATGTCGGCGGTGCAGGCCGCGAATGATCAGGACGTGCCCGTCATCGCCGATGGCGGTATCAAGTTCTCCGGCGATCTTGCCAAGGCGATCGCTGCCGGCGCTTCCGCCGTCATGATCGGCTCGCTGCTTGCCGGCACCGATGAGAGCCCGGGCGAGGTCTATCTCTACCAGGGACGCTCCTTCAAGGCCTATCGCGGCATGGGCTCCGTCGGCGCCATGGCCCGCGGCTCGGCCGACCGTTACTTCCAGGCCGAGGTGCGCGACACGCTGAAGCTCGTGCCTGAGGGCATCGAAGGTCAGGTGCCGTACAAGGGGCCGGTTTCGGGCGTCATCCATCAGCTCGCCGGCGGCCTCAAGGCGGCCATGGGTTATGTCGGCGGCAAGGATCTCAAGGATTTCCAGGAGCGGGCCACGTTCGTGCGCATCTCCGGTGCCGGTCTTCGCGAAAGCCACGCCCATGACGTGACGATCACCCGCGAGAGCCCGAACTATCCGGGCGCCGGCCTCTGA
- a CDS encoding major facilitator superfamily MFS_1 (PFAM: major facilitator superfamily MFS_1~KEGG: ret:RHE_CH00792 efflux transporter, permease protein), protein MNRIVPLILAVALFMEQMDSTVIATALPAIAADLNVGPITLKLALTSYMVALAVFIPVSGWMADRFGAKKIFRLAISVFVIGSIFCAISSNLVEFVFARFLQGMGGAMMTPVGRLVLVRTTQRSDLVSAMALLTIPALVGPLTGPPLGGFITTYFSWHWIFLINVPVGIIGISLATIFLPEVEATAPPRLDFTGFVLTSLSAAGVVFGLSVVSLPALPPIIGVTATLIGLICGVLYVRHAKRHPAPILNLNLFKNPTFRASTLGGMLFRICVGAMPFLTPLMLQLGFGLTPFQSGLITFAGAIGAITTKFMAKRVFAAAGFRTTLLGAAMVTTLVTVVTGLFTPSTPHLVIIGVLLLGGFSRSFMFTGVNALAFADIDDAEASQATSMSSVMQQVSLALGVAVAAAILESSIYFRGEALQVADFHLAFYIIAGLTVIATIPFIRMDRNAGALVSGHRLKTMTAATVEAEQHAVK, encoded by the coding sequence ATGAATCGCATCGTCCCGCTGATCCTTGCCGTCGCCCTCTTCATGGAACAGATGGACTCGACTGTCATTGCGACGGCGCTGCCGGCGATCGCGGCGGATCTCAATGTCGGGCCGATCACGCTGAAGCTGGCGTTGACCTCCTACATGGTGGCGCTGGCGGTGTTCATCCCGGTCAGCGGCTGGATGGCCGACAGGTTCGGCGCCAAGAAAATCTTCCGCCTTGCCATCTCGGTCTTCGTCATCGGCTCGATCTTCTGCGCAATTTCGTCCAACCTCGTCGAATTCGTGTTTGCCCGCTTCCTGCAGGGCATGGGCGGCGCGATGATGACGCCGGTCGGCCGCCTCGTGCTGGTGCGCACGACGCAGCGTAGCGATCTTGTCTCGGCCATGGCGCTGCTCACCATACCCGCACTTGTCGGCCCGCTCACCGGACCGCCGCTCGGCGGTTTCATCACCACCTATTTCAGCTGGCACTGGATCTTCCTGATCAACGTGCCAGTCGGCATCATCGGCATCTCGCTTGCGACGATCTTCCTGCCGGAGGTGGAAGCGACGGCGCCGCCGCGGCTCGATTTCACCGGTTTCGTGCTGACTTCGCTATCGGCTGCGGGCGTCGTCTTCGGCCTGTCGGTGGTCAGTCTGCCGGCCCTGCCCCCGATCATCGGCGTCACCGCCACCTTGATCGGCCTCATCTGCGGCGTCCTCTACGTGCGCCATGCCAAGCGTCATCCGGCGCCGATCCTCAATCTCAACCTGTTCAAGAACCCGACGTTTCGGGCCTCCACCTTGGGCGGCATGCTCTTTCGCATTTGCGTCGGCGCCATGCCATTCCTGACGCCGCTGATGCTGCAGCTCGGCTTCGGGCTGACGCCGTTCCAATCCGGCCTCATCACCTTTGCAGGCGCGATCGGGGCGATCACCACCAAGTTCATGGCGAAGCGCGTCTTCGCCGCCGCCGGCTTCCGCACAACGCTTCTCGGCGCCGCCATGGTAACGACCCTGGTGACTGTCGTCACCGGCCTGTTCACGCCGTCGACGCCGCATCTCGTCATCATCGGCGTGCTGCTGCTCGGCGGCTTCTCCCGCTCCTTCATGTTCACCGGGGTGAATGCGCTTGCCTTCGCCGACATCGATGATGCCGAAGCTAGCCAGGCGACATCGATGAGCTCGGTGATGCAGCAGGTCAGCCTGGCGCTCGGTGTTGCGGTCGCCGCCGCGATCCTGGAGAGCTCGATCTATTTCCGCGGCGAAGCGCTGCAGGTGGCCGATTTCCACCTTGCCTTCTACATCATCGCCGGACTGACGGTCATTGCGACCATTCCCTTCATCCGAATGGACCGCAATGCCGGCGCACTCGTTTCCGGCCACCGCTTGAAGACGATGACGGCCGCAACTGTTGAAGCCGAACAGCACGCGGTGAAATAA